In Archocentrus centrarchus isolate MPI-CPG fArcCen1 chromosome 16, fArcCen1, whole genome shotgun sequence, a single window of DNA contains:
- the nrsn1 gene encoding neurensin-1 — MTSCSEICGSEYGEQVQTSGNYQQYGVRSYLHQFYEDCTASIWERDEDFQIQRLPSRWSSLLWKVCLAFGTLILFAGLIVVLVGYATPAKIEAFGEDDLLFVDSHAVSFNRALDVCKLTGAVLFCVGGTSMAVGLLLSAFAKSYSKEELFLQQKFKERLADLQATVGTPIMRAPTPGDGKVPVTLTKVQNIQPVTTKSKP, encoded by the exons ATGACTTCTTGCTCAGAGATCTGTGGGTCAGAATATGGTGAGCAAGTTCAAACCAGTGGAAACTACCAGCAGTATGGAGTCCGCTCCTACCTACACCAG TTTTATGAGGACTGCACAGCTTCTATCTGGGAACGTGATGAAGATTTTCAGATTCAGAGATTGCCTAGCAGGTGGAGCTCTTTACTCTGGAAG gtcTGTCTCGCGTTCGGTACTCTGATCTTGTTTGCGGGCCTCATTGTTGTTTTGGTAGGTTATGCCACTCCAGCCAAGATTGAAGCATTTGGTGAAGATGATCTGCTCTTTGTTGACAG CCATGCCGTCAGTTTCAACCGTGCGCTGGATGTTTGTAAGCTGACTGGTGCTGTGCTGTTCTGTGTGGGAGGCACCTCCATGGCTGTGGGTCTCCTGCTGTCTGCCTTTGCCAAAAGCTACTCCAAAGAGGAATTGTTTCTGCAGCAGAAGTTTAAGGAGAGGCTGGCAGATCTGCAAGCAACAGTTG GTACTCCAATAATGAGAGCACCAACTCCAGGAGACGGAAAGGTGCCAGTCACACTTACCAAAGTCCAGAACATCCAGCCAGTGACCACAAAGTCGAAGCCTTGA